One genomic window of Halovivax cerinus includes the following:
- a CDS encoding class I SAM-dependent methyltransferase, producing MSVREEFDAWAADGRDRGMEDRHWATAKHALGRMPVEPGDVVLDLGCGSGYAGRAIRDTYDAGRVYGLDGSPEMARNASGYTDDPAVGYLIGDFGALPFADDAIDHGWSMEAFYYAADPHETLREIARVLRPGGTFFCAVNYYEENVHSHEWQDRISVEMTRWDASEYRDAFRDAGLVVAEQDFVPDRDVEIPDESAFPTDDWDSRADMVERYREFGTLLTVGVAR from the coding sequence ATGAGCGTCAGAGAGGAGTTCGACGCCTGGGCGGCCGACGGTCGAGACAGGGGGATGGAAGACCGCCACTGGGCGACCGCGAAGCACGCGCTCGGGCGAATGCCCGTCGAGCCGGGCGACGTCGTTTTGGACCTGGGCTGTGGTAGCGGCTACGCCGGGCGCGCGATTCGCGACACCTACGACGCCGGCCGGGTCTACGGTCTCGACGGTTCGCCGGAGATGGCGCGCAACGCGTCGGGATACACGGACGATCCGGCCGTCGGCTATCTCATCGGCGACTTCGGGGCGCTCCCGTTCGCCGACGATGCGATCGATCACGGCTGGTCGATGGAGGCGTTCTACTACGCGGCGGACCCACACGAAACGCTCCGGGAGATCGCCCGCGTTCTGCGTCCGGGTGGGACGTTCTTCTGTGCGGTCAACTACTACGAGGAGAACGTCCACTCCCACGAGTGGCAGGATCGGATCTCCGTGGAGATGACCCGGTGGGATGCGAGCGAGTACCGTGACGCCTTCAGGGACGCCGGACTCGTCGTCGCCGAGCAGGATTTCGTCCCCGATCGGGACGTCGAGATTCCGGACGAATCGGCCTTCCCGACCGACGACTGGGACAGCCGCGCGGATATGGTCGAGCGCTATCGGGAATTCGGTACGTTGCTCACCGTCGGCGTCGCGAGGTGA
- a CDS encoding Era-like GTP-binding protein, whose product MGLLKGLKDSISRATDRLFSETEPKRIGIYGPPNAGKTTLANRIARDWTGDAVGTESRIPHETRRARRKENVEIERNGKTVTIDIVDTPGVTTKVDYEEFTDDMDKDDAVRRSREATEGVAEAMHWLREDVDGVIYVLDSAEDPITQVNTMLIGIIESRDLPVLIFANKIDLDESSVKRIEDAFPQHQTVPLSAKEGDNMDEVYDNIAEYFG is encoded by the coding sequence ATGGGTCTGTTAAAAGGATTGAAAGATAGCATCTCTCGGGCCACCGATCGGCTCTTCTCCGAAACCGAGCCGAAGCGTATCGGGATCTACGGTCCGCCGAACGCCGGCAAGACGACGCTCGCGAACCGGATCGCACGCGACTGGACCGGTGACGCCGTCGGGACCGAGAGCCGCATTCCACACGAAACGAGACGTGCGAGACGAAAGGAGAACGTCGAGATCGAGCGAAACGGCAAGACGGTGACGATCGACATCGTCGACACGCCCGGCGTCACGACGAAGGTCGACTACGAGGAGTTCACCGACGACATGGACAAGGACGACGCCGTTCGGCGCTCTCGCGAGGCGACCGAGGGGGTCGCCGAGGCCATGCACTGGCTTCGAGAGGACGTCGACGGGGTCATCTACGTCCTGGACAGCGCGGAGGATCCGATCACGCAGGTCAACACGATGCTCATCGGTATCATCGAATCGCGCGACCTCCCCGTGTTGATCTTCGCGAACAAGATCGACCTCGACGAGTCGTCGGTCAAACGCATCGAGGACGCTTTCCCACAGCACCAGACCGTTCCGCTCTCCGCAAAGGAGGGCGACAACATGGACGAGGTCTACGACAACATCGCGGAGTACTTCGGATAA
- a CDS encoding DUF7089 family protein, whose product MFEERSLSDRVGAVREAYTPDLQVYETAGDFETLPPAQAEDLGLLVDAFDPVSYPDDWVPPAGPEALRRYASTTFTIGMPGDGSVVWTRQTVPPVVLVTPRLEGSPAGFVDFLLAEAFVECSLDVPEHFLGFFEDGYRDLDAAVDLGPAGTYQIAAALFDGWVGLHTREEFSTWDESHPELSAEWCDAGRRLDGRVSGLSGAVARGETSFPDATELACSAIKHGLDLPKPFDALDTAAYRDHGAAFAVEWADRTFDALSGAERS is encoded by the coding sequence ATGTTCGAAGAGCGTTCGCTCTCTGATCGCGTCGGGGCGGTTCGCGAGGCGTACACGCCCGACCTGCAGGTGTACGAGACGGCGGGCGATTTCGAGACGCTGCCGCCGGCGCAGGCGGAGGATCTGGGACTGCTGGTCGACGCGTTCGACCCGGTCTCGTATCCCGACGACTGGGTACCACCGGCCGGTCCCGAGGCCCTTCGTCGGTACGCGAGTACGACGTTCACGATCGGGATGCCGGGCGACGGGAGCGTCGTCTGGACCCGACAGACCGTGCCCCCGGTCGTCCTGGTCACGCCGCGCCTCGAGGGATCACCCGCCGGCTTCGTCGATTTCCTGCTCGCGGAAGCGTTCGTCGAATGTTCACTCGATGTCCCCGAACACTTCCTCGGATTCTTCGAGGACGGCTATCGCGACCTCGACGCCGCGGTCGACCTCGGGCCGGCGGGAACCTACCAGATCGCAGCCGCCCTGTTCGACGGCTGGGTCGGACTCCACACGCGCGAGGAGTTCTCGACGTGGGACGAGTCCCACCCCGAGCTGTCTGCCGAGTGGTGCGACGCTGGCAGGCGACTCGACGGCCGTGTCTCCGGTCTTTCTGGGGCCGTCGCGCGCGGCGAAACGTCGTTCCCCGACGCGACCGAGCTGGCCTGTAGCGCGATCAAACACGGGCTCGATCTACCGAAACCGTTCGACGCGCTCGACACTGCCGCCTATCGGGACCACGGCGCAGCGTTCGCCGTCGAGTGGGCTGACCGGACGTTCGACGCCCTCTCGGGTGCGGAGCGATCCTAG
- a CDS encoding S26 family signal peptidase, which produces MSDRGSDSTPNESDRTDERTDEPDRERTDDPPVGTDGPTVRTNGASDAPLPGSESGSRSQTPPAPEPSGRLNAASVSIEDDGLVRWFLRADSGAVVYARDIVSSVGLVMLIALVLFGVSGVWPPLVAVESGSMEPNMQTGDMIFVVEDERLVGDGAIEDTGIVTQGVAGETGHEKFNRPGDVIIFRPGGSDYATPVIHRASFWVERGENWVQTKADPQYVNGASCSDLPNCPAPYAGFVTKGDANRGYDQVPGYGAKRHDVVKPSWVEGKAAYRIPLLGNIRLWFDELFANGHAPVELTPLAAVGVSGMVHSRRAS; this is translated from the coding sequence ATGAGCGACAGGGGATCCGACTCGACGCCGAACGAGTCGGATCGAACGGACGAGCGGACCGACGAGCCCGATCGCGAGCGTACGGACGATCCGCCGGTGGGAACCGACGGACCGACCGTTCGAACGAACGGGGCGTCGGACGCCCCACTACCGGGTTCGGAGTCCGGATCTCGCTCGCAGACACCACCGGCTCCAGAACCGTCCGGCCGATTGAACGCGGCATCGGTCTCGATCGAGGACGACGGGCTCGTCCGCTGGTTCTTGCGGGCCGATTCGGGCGCCGTCGTGTACGCGCGCGATATCGTCTCGAGTGTCGGACTCGTGATGCTAATCGCACTCGTTCTCTTCGGCGTGAGCGGCGTCTGGCCCCCACTCGTCGCCGTCGAGAGCGGGAGCATGGAACCGAACATGCAGACGGGCGACATGATATTTGTCGTCGAAGACGAACGCCTCGTCGGCGACGGGGCCATCGAAGACACCGGCATCGTCACGCAAGGCGTGGCGGGCGAAACCGGCCACGAGAAGTTCAACCGGCCAGGCGACGTCATCATCTTCCGGCCCGGTGGGAGTGACTACGCGACGCCGGTGATCCACCGCGCGTCCTTCTGGGTCGAACGGGGCGAAAACTGGGTGCAGACGAAGGCCGATCCGCAGTACGTGAATGGAGCCTCGTGCTCGGACCTTCCCAATTGCCCGGCCCCCTACGCCGGGTTCGTGACGAAAGGCGATGCCAACCGCGGCTACGATCAGGTGCCGGGATACGGTGCCAAACGCCACGACGTCGTCAAACCGTCCTGGGTCGAGGGGAAAGCCGCCTACCGGATTCCGTTGCTCGGAAACATCAGACTGTGGTTCGACGAGCTATTCGCAAACGGCCACGCGCCGGTCGAACTGACGCCACTCGCGGCGGTCGGCGTCAGCGGGATGGTACACTCACGTCGAGCGAGTTGA
- a CDS encoding CBS domain-containing protein yields MEVREIMSSPVVTIGPDATLAAAVDSMLDNRIGSIVVLDDGLSGIVTESDVLTTLAADESSFSELSVEDVMSTDLVTTTSTVSVTNALRTMQAEEVKRLPIRGGRKPLGIVTLTDIAWHLPDRLRERPGLSTRRQGRRRDGR; encoded by the coding sequence ATGGAGGTCCGCGAGATCATGTCGTCACCGGTGGTGACGATCGGACCGGACGCGACGCTCGCGGCGGCCGTCGATAGCATGCTCGACAACCGGATCGGCAGTATTGTCGTCCTCGACGACGGGCTCTCGGGAATCGTCACCGAGTCCGACGTGCTGACCACCCTCGCTGCGGACGAGTCCTCGTTCTCGGAACTCTCTGTCGAGGACGTCATGAGTACGGACCTGGTGACGACGACGTCGACTGTGAGCGTGACGAACGCACTCCGCACGATGCAAGCCGAGGAGGTAAAGCGACTCCCGATCCGCGGCGGCAGGAAACCCCTCGGCATCGTCACGCTCACCGACATCGCCTGGCACCTCCCCGACCGCCTGCGAGAGCGGCCGGGTCTGTCGACGCGCCGGCAGGGACGACGTCGCGACGGTCGGTGA
- a CDS encoding DUF1684 domain-containing protein produces MSDEFDVDTWRRELEAKRTEKDDFFAEHPQSPIPPDERDEFDGLAYFEPDPAYRVRADVTVHDDPDVVYMDTQTGGEMRYLAVATLSTDLPSADPDRDDVVVELDGYRQEGAEGETLFVPFRDKTTGQQTYDGGRYIELAADRSLESGDEIVVDFNLAYTPLCAYSEAFECPLPPETNWVDVAIPAGERTP; encoded by the coding sequence ATGAGCGACGAGTTCGACGTCGACACCTGGCGGAGAGAACTCGAGGCCAAACGCACCGAGAAGGACGATTTCTTCGCCGAACATCCGCAGTCGCCGATCCCACCGGACGAGCGCGACGAGTTCGACGGGCTCGCGTACTTCGAGCCGGACCCCGCCTACCGCGTCAGGGCCGACGTGACCGTCCACGACGACCCCGACGTGGTCTACATGGACACGCAGACTGGCGGGGAGATGCGCTACCTCGCGGTCGCGACGCTGTCGACGGACCTCCCCTCGGCGGACCCCGATCGAGACGACGTCGTCGTCGAACTCGACGGCTATCGGCAGGAAGGCGCCGAGGGCGAGACGCTGTTCGTCCCATTCCGCGACAAGACGACCGGACAACAGACATACGACGGCGGTCGGTACATCGAGCTGGCCGCCGACCGATCGCTGGAGTCGGGGGACGAGATCGTCGTCGACTTCAACCTCGCGTACACGCCATTGTGCGCGTACTCGGAGGCCTTCGAGTGCCCGCTCCCGCCCGAGACCAACTGGGTGGACGTGGCGATTCCAGCCGGCGAACGAACACCCTGA
- a CDS encoding adenosine deaminase, whose translation MSRATKIVTSTVAVAAVVALALVVQLALV comes from the coding sequence ATGAGTCGCGCAACGAAGATCGTCACCTCGACGGTCGCGGTCGCCGCCGTGGTCGCACTCGCACTCGTCGTCCAGCTCGCCCTGGTGTGA
- a CDS encoding DUF7090 family protein encodes MEYALDIDGAPDTVPGGTGILLLHPSTGETDRIDTDFLKSDTDRFLVVSTRTTAREVSQKLEHYDVDERCADILDTLSIERGYSRRSKDHVSYVAAPDNVDGIVTGVADFLGRTDGKRRISFDSLTELAYYADEAEALSAAEQILTLLDEHDAIGLFHLSVEVHDQDVLDEFATLFDGVIDLDEDGSVAVDF; translated from the coding sequence ATGGAGTACGCGCTCGATATCGACGGGGCACCCGACACCGTTCCGGGGGGAACGGGGATCCTCCTGTTGCACCCGAGTACGGGTGAGACGGATCGCATCGACACGGATTTTCTGAAGTCGGACACCGATCGTTTTCTCGTCGTCTCGACTCGAACCACAGCCCGCGAGGTGAGCCAGAAGCTAGAACACTACGACGTCGACGAACGCTGCGCCGACATCCTCGACACCCTCTCGATCGAGCGGGGCTACTCGCGCCGATCGAAAGACCACGTCTCCTACGTCGCGGCGCCCGACAACGTCGACGGGATCGTGACCGGCGTCGCCGACTTCCTCGGTCGGACCGACGGGAAACGCCGTATTAGCTTCGACTCGCTCACCGAACTCGCCTACTACGCCGACGAGGCCGAGGCGCTCTCAGCCGCCGAGCAGATCCTGACGCTCCTCGACGAACACGACGCGATCGGCCTCTTTCACCTCTCCGTCGAGGTGCACGACCAGGACGTCTTGGACGAGTTCGCGACCCTGTTCGACGGCGTGATCGATCTCGACGAGGACGGAAGCGTCGCGGTCGACTTCTGA
- a CDS encoding DUF2073 domain-containing protein — translation MPQAKQPDDGDGVQIDLVSGERMEGLTSMEKIRLILDGVHDGNIVILEEGLSPDEESKLIEVTMAEISPDEFNGIEIETYPRSDTRDTSFLGRLVGGDRSSAKLTAIGPANQIETLHKDETLISALVSRN, via the coding sequence ATGCCACAGGCCAAACAACCGGACGACGGCGACGGCGTCCAGATCGACCTCGTGAGCGGCGAGCGAATGGAGGGGCTGACCAGCATGGAGAAGATCCGTCTCATCCTGGACGGCGTCCACGACGGAAACATCGTCATCCTGGAGGAGGGGCTCTCGCCCGACGAGGAGAGCAAGCTCATCGAGGTGACGATGGCCGAGATCAGCCCAGACGAGTTCAACGGCATCGAGATCGAGACGTACCCGCGATCTGATACGCGCGATACGTCGTTCCTCGGTCGTCTCGTCGGCGGAGACAGATCGTCGGCCAAACTCACCGCGATCGGCCCGGCGAACCAGATCGAGACGCTCCACAAAGACGAAACGCTCATCAGCGCGCTCGTCTCTCGCAACTGA
- a CDS encoding DUF6069 family protein — protein MASQFDAAGESIPTATLAVRGVVALVLALVGNGLLLGVVRAADLVASIQQLSVGPVALFTVLGVLGATLVFGLLTRRSDRPDRTFMGVAAAVLLLSFGPDYWVLQNEPGATVGAVLVLMVMHVVVAAASVVALTDRFSPIAR, from the coding sequence ATGGCATCGCAATTCGACGCCGCCGGTGAATCGATCCCGACCGCGACGCTCGCCGTCAGGGGTGTCGTCGCCCTCGTCCTCGCGCTGGTGGGCAACGGTCTCCTCCTCGGCGTCGTCCGCGCGGCCGACCTCGTCGCGTCGATTCAACAGCTATCCGTCGGCCCAGTCGCGCTCTTTACCGTCCTCGGCGTGCTCGGCGCGACCCTCGTCTTCGGTCTGCTCACGCGCCGATCCGACCGACCGGATCGAACGTTCATGGGCGTCGCCGCGGCCGTCCTCCTCCTGTCGTTCGGCCCGGATTACTGGGTCCTCCAGAACGAGCCCGGCGCGACCGTCGGTGCCGTGCTCGTCCTGATGGTCATGCACGTCGTCGTCGCGGCGGCCAGCGTCGTCGCGCTGACGGATCGTTTCTCGCCGATCGCGCGGTAA
- a CDS encoding OapC/ArvC family zinc-ribbon domain-containing protein, translating into MPHQCTNCDRRFPDGSKEMLSGCPDCGGNKFQFTPAASASDDGSSGEATPSSESEQSADATSAADQAPTPNTDTSVQAPDREWPETARRPAEKDGRLGGSLADESAARAGTDAMADDFEWVEGDEDDAQASARSSVVSPDELPSHGDSTADRAGDEPPNSTGPNADGRPGEDAESTSDDHHTAPPENGRVVSEPEADQPSIEQLRAELNQQFESIKIVNPGQYELNLMELYDREEHIVSLQEDGRYVINVPESWHDS; encoded by the coding sequence ATGCCACACCAGTGTACGAACTGCGACCGGCGCTTTCCCGACGGCTCGAAGGAGATGCTCTCCGGCTGTCCCGATTGCGGCGGGAACAAGTTCCAGTTCACGCCAGCCGCGAGTGCATCGGACGACGGCTCCAGTGGCGAGGCGACCCCATCGTCGGAATCTGAACAATCGGCTGATGCGACGTCGGCTGCGGACCAGGCCCCGACGCCGAACACCGACACGTCGGTACAAGCCCCCGATCGCGAGTGGCCGGAGACGGCGCGCCGACCGGCCGAGAAGGACGGCCGACTCGGCGGATCACTTGCAGACGAGTCCGCCGCACGAGCGGGCACTGACGCGATGGCCGACGATTTCGAGTGGGTCGAGGGCGACGAGGACGACGCGCAGGCGTCCGCCCGCAGTTCCGTCGTCTCCCCGGACGAGCTCCCGTCACACGGTGATTCGACCGCCGATCGAGCCGGGGACGAGCCGCCGAATTCGACCGGACCGAACGCCGATGGGCGTCCCGGCGAAGACGCCGAGTCGACGTCCGACGATCACCACACTGCGCCGCCGGAGAACGGACGCGTGGTCAGCGAACCCGAAGCAGACCAGCCTTCGATCGAGCAACTCCGGGCGGAACTCAATCAGCAGTTCGAGAGCATCAAGATCGTCAACCCCGGCCAGTACGAACTCAACCTGATGGAACTGTACGACCGGGAAGAACACATCGTCTCCCTCCAGGAGGACGGTCGCTACGTCATCAACGTTCCCGAGAGCTGGCACGATTCCTGA
- a CDS encoding DNA-directed DNA polymerase II small subunit gives MPLEGPARIVQTLTARGFNADREAVTLLAAQPDPAAALEQVLEDVPDETLVISAESVRQIVETTDTQTGDSTSLTATDDRVNQSDRKPRSARTQDSSNPVSDDRESHDPSISTPDVDRTGTDDRDHGADEPAGFERSGDVDERDVRIRGDMTGESTGTGAYRDFVSIFRDRLDRLQSKLSGRVNHRPASSIEGMPGGSDVAMIGLVNDVRSTASGHWLVELEDTTGTFPFLVMKDREYVDLVDELLRDEVIAMEGTLADDSGIAFVDSMYFPDVPRTREASTADRHVEAALISDVHVGSEEFMADAWNRFADWLHGEDAQHVEYLCIAGDMVEGVGVYPNQDEELDIVDIYEQYEAFNEFLKRVPGDLDIVMIPGNHDAVRLAEPQPGFDEHLRSIMSAHDPQIVSNPSTVELEGVSILMYHGVSLDEVIAELPAEKASYDEPHKAMYQLLKKRHVAPQFGGHTRLAPEERDYLVIDDVPDIFHTGHVHKLGFGKYHDVLAINSGCWQSQTDFQKSVNIDPDAGYAPIVDLQTLDVTVQKFS, from the coding sequence GTGCCACTCGAGGGGCCGGCGCGGATCGTCCAGACGTTGACCGCAAGAGGATTCAACGCCGATCGCGAAGCGGTGACGCTGTTGGCCGCACAGCCCGATCCCGCAGCGGCGCTCGAACAGGTCCTCGAGGACGTTCCAGACGAAACGCTGGTTATCAGTGCCGAATCGGTGCGACAGATCGTCGAGACGACGGACACCCAGACGGGTGATTCGACGTCACTGACGGCCACTGATGACCGAGTCAACCAGTCTGATCGGAAACCGAGATCGGCCCGGACCCAGGACTCGTCGAACCCCGTGTCCGACGACCGAGAATCCCACGACCCCTCGATTTCGACTCCAGACGTCGATCGAACGGGGACGGACGATCGCGATCACGGTGCAGACGAACCGGCGGGGTTCGAACGATCGGGAGACGTCGACGAGCGGGACGTACGGATTCGCGGTGACATGACCGGCGAGAGTACCGGAACGGGAGCGTATCGCGATTTCGTCTCCATCTTTCGGGATCGGCTCGATCGCCTGCAGTCGAAGTTGAGCGGCCGCGTGAATCATCGACCTGCCAGTTCGATCGAGGGGATGCCCGGTGGGAGCGACGTCGCGATGATCGGTCTCGTCAACGACGTTCGTTCGACGGCGAGTGGACACTGGCTGGTCGAGCTCGAGGATACGACCGGAACGTTCCCGTTTCTGGTGATGAAGGATCGCGAGTACGTCGATCTCGTCGACGAGTTGCTTCGAGACGAGGTGATCGCGATGGAAGGGACGCTCGCGGACGACTCCGGCATCGCGTTCGTCGACAGTATGTACTTCCCGGACGTGCCGCGAACGCGCGAGGCCTCGACCGCGGATCGCCACGTCGAGGCGGCGCTGATCAGCGACGTCCACGTCGGTAGCGAGGAGTTCATGGCCGACGCCTGGAACCGGTTCGCAGACTGGCTCCACGGCGAAGACGCCCAGCACGTCGAGTACCTCTGCATCGCCGGTGACATGGTCGAAGGCGTCGGGGTGTACCCCAATCAGGACGAGGAACTCGACATCGTCGACATCTACGAGCAGTACGAGGCGTTCAACGAGTTCTTAAAACGCGTACCCGGCGACCTCGACATCGTCATGATTCCGGGGAACCACGACGCCGTCAGGCTCGCGGAACCCCAGCCCGGATTCGACGAGCACCTCCGCTCGATCATGTCCGCACACGATCCGCAAATCGTGAGCAACCCGTCGACGGTGGAGCTGGAAGGCGTCTCGATACTCATGTACCACGGCGTCTCGCTCGACGAGGTCATCGCCGAGCTGCCGGCCGAGAAGGCGAGTTACGACGAGCCCCACAAGGCGATGTACCAGTTACTCAAGAAACGTCACGTCGCCCCGCAGTTCGGCGGACACACCAGACTCGCGCCGGAAGAGCGCGACTACCTCGTGATCGACGACGTCCCTGACATCTTCCACACCGGTCACGTCCACAAACTCGGATTCGGGAAGTACCACGACGTCCTCGCGATCAACTCCGGGTGCTGGCAGTCCCAGACAGACTTCCAGAAGAGCGTCAACATCGATCCGGACGCCGGCTACGCGCCGATCGTCGACCTCCAGACCCTGGACGTGACGGTTCAGAAGTTCTCGTGA
- a CDS encoding ATP-dependent DNA helicase produces the protein MDTWRELFGHDEPYDEQVDGIETAIATARDGGYTVIEGACGTGKTMLSLSAGLSLVRDPDSTYERVLVLTSVKQQLRQFETDLRTINENLPDEHEPVSGLTLVGKADVCPYNREHAAGFDDSVVYDRCETLRDRTRDLTGEGGSTTTGDLTAQARSQQVGLADSGRRDRGVRLLETAGETAPFAPDMPEYDDGRSDVEYCPFYAQYLDDLPAEGEGSPAEAVPFDLTSAGMVTPDDLVAKSVRHGTCPHSVMGAALGEVEVVIGNYYHAFDPTTLSAFTGALASEETFVVCDEAHMLEPRVRELVSDGVADATIRDAVTELSRVIRPVRYEREGRETEGGSKTADAELVRAELAGSDVSFEELEATLEFLQDLRTELDRRVEAHLDTESSGWRSDLTTLSDDEIPLRDPSEPAVDSLSEWADRAGYTDVDWVRAESVGAIVARILNEAEAEERTRAAPAVGRLLGEWNRRGHTDYFREIELERTWDESEPADSWRRAYTARLSLHNCVPSGAIGERLAAFGGGVLMSATLAPMDAFAEVTGLRYLADEADRPIVERRYGLHFPAENRESFAVAAPKFTYENRGSPGGAGDEPTDAAGDTTPTRRVYADALAEIATLQGNVLVGMPSYAEAEWAAGVLEGRVSGKPVLLDVASDDQATESLKDEFFAGGGKVLVTSLRGTLTEGVDYGGDRLNAAVVCGVPIVNTSSPRTQAVRRAYDDEFGAGFEYALTVPAVRKARQALGRVIRSPDDVGVRVLLDERYARDSWDSVRGYLPDAEEFQPVSPDMLQLGLDRFRDRLEVG, from the coding sequence ATGGACACGTGGCGGGAGCTATTCGGTCACGACGAGCCCTACGACGAGCAGGTCGACGGCATCGAGACCGCAATCGCGACGGCTCGTGACGGTGGCTACACCGTGATCGAGGGTGCCTGCGGGACGGGAAAGACGATGCTCTCGTTGTCGGCCGGCCTCTCGCTGGTGCGCGATCCCGACTCGACGTACGAGCGCGTCCTCGTCCTGACGAGCGTCAAGCAGCAGTTACGCCAGTTCGAGACCGATCTACGGACGATCAACGAGAACCTGCCCGACGAACACGAGCCGGTCTCGGGGCTCACGCTGGTCGGGAAAGCGGACGTCTGTCCGTACAACCGCGAGCACGCCGCCGGCTTCGACGACAGCGTCGTCTACGACCGCTGTGAGACCCTCCGCGACCGCACCCGCGATCTGACGGGCGAGGGCGGGTCGACCACGACCGGTGACCTCACCGCCCAGGCGCGCAGCCAGCAGGTCGGCCTCGCCGACAGTGGGCGACGAGATCGCGGCGTTCGCCTCCTCGAGACGGCCGGTGAAACGGCCCCCTTCGCTCCCGACATGCCCGAATACGACGACGGACGAAGCGACGTCGAGTACTGTCCGTTCTACGCGCAGTACCTGGACGATCTGCCCGCCGAAGGCGAGGGCTCGCCGGCCGAGGCGGTGCCGTTCGATCTAACGAGCGCCGGGATGGTGACCCCGGATGACCTCGTGGCGAAGTCGGTTCGCCACGGGACCTGCCCCCACTCGGTGATGGGTGCGGCCCTCGGCGAGGTCGAGGTCGTGATCGGCAACTACTACCACGCGTTCGACCCGACGACGCTCTCGGCGTTTACGGGCGCGCTCGCCAGCGAGGAGACCTTCGTCGTCTGCGACGAAGCGCACATGCTCGAACCGCGTGTTCGTGAACTGGTCAGCGACGGCGTGGCTGACGCGACGATCCGCGACGCCGTCACGGAACTCTCGCGGGTGATCCGGCCCGTCCGCTACGAGCGCGAGGGTCGAGAGACGGAAGGCGGGTCGAAGACGGCGGATGCGGAACTCGTCCGTGCGGAACTGGCCGGCTCCGACGTCTCGTTCGAGGAACTGGAAGCGACCCTCGAGTTTCTGCAGGATCTACGCACGGAACTCGATCGTCGGGTCGAGGCCCACCTCGATACCGAATCGTCGGGCTGGCGCTCTGATCTGACGACGCTCTCCGACGACGAGATTCCCCTTCGGGACCCGTCAGAACCGGCCGTCGACTCCCTGTCAGAGTGGGCCGACCGGGCGGGCTACACCGACGTCGACTGGGTGCGAGCGGAGTCCGTGGGGGCCATCGTCGCCCGGATCCTGAACGAGGCCGAAGCCGAAGAGCGAACACGGGCGGCCCCCGCCGTGGGACGCCTGCTCGGCGAGTGGAACCGACGGGGTCACACCGACTACTTCCGCGAGATCGAACTGGAGCGTACCTGGGACGAGAGCGAGCCCGCCGACTCCTGGCGGCGGGCGTACACGGCTCGACTCTCTCTACACAACTGCGTCCCGAGCGGGGCGATCGGTGAACGGCTGGCCGCGTTCGGCGGCGGCGTCCTGATGAGCGCGACGCTCGCCCCGATGGACGCCTTCGCCGAGGTGACGGGCTTGCGCTATCTCGCCGACGAGGCCGATCGCCCGATCGTCGAACGCCGCTACGGCCTGCACTTCCCCGCTGAGAACCGCGAGAGTTTCGCCGTGGCGGCACCGAAGTTCACCTACGAGAACCGCGGTTCGCCGGGTGGAGCTGGCGACGAACCCACCGACGCAGCTGGTGATACGACCCCCACTCGCCGCGTGTACGCCGACGCCCTGGCCGAAATCGCCACCCTCCAGGGGAACGTTCTCGTCGGCATGCCGAGTTACGCCGAGGCCGAGTGGGCGGCGGGCGTCCTCGAGGGGCGAGTGTCCGGAAAGCCCGTCCTGCTCGACGTCGCCAGCGACGATCAGGCGACCGAATCGTTGAAAGACGAGTTCTTCGCCGGCGGCGGAAAGGTACTGGTCACGAGTCTGCGCGGAACGCTCACCGAGGGCGTCGACTACGGCGGCGACCGGCTGAACGCGGCGGTCGTCTGCGGCGTCCCCATCGTCAACACGTCGAGTCCACGAACACAGGCCGTTCGCCGGGCCTACGACGACGAATTTGGCGCCGGCTTCGAGTACGCCCTGACCGTCCCCGCGGTCCGGAAGGCCCGCCAGGCACTCGGCCGCGTGATTCGAAGCCCGGACGACGTCGGGGTACGCGTCCTGCTGGACGAACGCTACGCCCGTGATAGCTGGGACTCGGTTCGAGGGTACCTCCCCGACGCCGAGGAGTTCCAGCCGGTCAGTCCGGACATGCTCCAGCTCGGCCTGGATCGCTTTCGCGATCGGCTCGAGGTCGGCTGA